From Eriocheir sinensis breed Jianghai 21 chromosome 16, ASM2467909v1, whole genome shotgun sequence, a single genomic window includes:
- the LOC126999476 gene encoding transcription factor Sp7-like, whose protein sequence is MRTESVEPPAYYRILLPIIEHHKKEETDERDTEDDEKEAEGEASGCASYTDMSSTMRVTREATDALYSDPLLPTPAHAPAEMPRHRGPVHNPREAGRVEQQQQQQEYSGSHQGQARKVSPPYTFPFMNTPSPSDVSEGSQATTASPHISPQPQVQSGHHGMGAQGHASQQSLNPSPTFISLMDTSPPLMPAAQAFAYDPYHNSPSPTYILAPNNSSPPNSDSPPMGDASSQSVTPYNYGTFLDQQTPHSLMNIPSGPPSASRPTRVSPHPTPLSSPGNPVHPQEETKVRNGKMYTSYLNHSGHGSYFERQSRNPSGGPTPPPGGYARAHPAGQYSRLSHVYQLPDLPLRGFYSSYEGATPQLPQAAQVQPHPSFGAQGFHNYGSQAAPPPLQFAGQYPTPGTIFSYYNSQPPSPAAPQGRPQAQGGARRRTTSCCSSSGGSKAQAAGIERPSVSDSVREKERLARRAAQKTNLVPGTMRKRGCTCSRCQIVFSSSGHLKRHMESHGSNRRFKCEYPFCDVAYSRQDNLRKHVERAIHRREGDAYTIPISEGEDDEREQSDFSYFSCEGGFGVVEPKDDSDDPPPGGSGRGGSGGSAGVVL, encoded by the exons cTGAGGGCGAGGCCAGCGGCTGCGCCTCCTACACGGACATGTCCTCCACCATGAGAGTGACGCGTGAGGCCACCGACGCCCTCTACTCCGACCCCCTTCTGCCGACCCCCGCTCACGCCCCCGCCGAGATGCCCCGACACAGAG gcCCCGTCCACAACCCTCGCGAGGCTGGCAGGgtcgagcagcagcagcagcagcaggagtactCGGGCAGCCACCAGGGACAGGCTCGGAAAGTCTCGCCCCCTTACACCTTCCCCTTCATGAACACGCCCAGCCCCTCCGACGTCTCCGAGGGCTCCCAGGCCACCACGGCCTCGCCACACATCTCCCCGCAGCCCCAAGTCCAGTCTGGCCACCATGGCATGGGCGCCCAGGGTCACGCCTCCCAGCAGAGCCTCAACCCGTCCCCCACCTTCATCTCCCTGATGGACACCTCACCTCCCCTCATGCCCGCCGCTCAGGCCTTTGCTTACGACCCTTACCACAACAGTCCGTCACCCACATACATCCTTGCTCCCAACAACAGCTCCCCTCCCAACAGCGACTCTCCTCCCATGGGTGACGCGTCCAGCCAGAGTGTCACCCCGTACAATTACGGAACATTCCTGGACCAGCAGACGCCACACTCACTCATGAATATACCCAGCGGGCCGCCTTCCGCGTCCCGCCCCACCCGTGTGTCCCCCCACCCGACGCCACTCTCCTCGCCAGGCAACCCAGTACACCCCCAGGAGGAGACCAAGGTCCGCAACGGCAAGATGTACACGTCCTACCTTAACCACAGCGGCCACGGCAGCTACTTCGAGCGCCAGAGCCGCAATCCCTCCGGCGGCCCCACGCCCCCGCCGGGAGGCTACGCCCGCGCCCACCCTGCCGGCCAGTACTCTCGCCTCAGCCACGTGTACCAGCTGCCCGATTTGCCGCTGAGAGGCTTCTACTCCAGCTACGAGGGTGCCACGCCTCAGCTCCCCCAGGCAGCACAGGTCCAGCCTCACCCAAGCTTCGGCGCCCAGGGCTTCCACAACTACGGTAGCCAGGCCGCCCCCCCGCCCCTGCAGTTCGCCGGCCAGTACCCCACCCCCGGGACTATCTTCTCGTACTACAACTCCCAGCCACCCTCTCCTGCTGCTCCGCAGGGCCGCCCACAGGCCCAGGGTGGAGCTCGGCGCAGGACAACCAGCTGTTGCAGCAGCAGTGGAGGGAGCAAAGCTCAGGCCGCCGGCATCGAGCGTCCCAGCGTGAGTGACTCTGTGAGGGAGAAGGAGCGCCTCGCCAGGAGGGCAGCACAGAAAACTAACCTCGTTCCGGGGACCATGAGGAAGCGAGGCTGCACCTGCTCCCGCTGCCAgatcgtcttctcctcctccggccACCTCAAGCGTCACATGGAATCCCACGGTTCAAACCGCCGCTTCAAGTGTGAATACCCGTTCTGTGACGTGGCCTACAGCAGACAGGACAACCTCAGGAAGCACGTCGAAAGGGCCATTCACCGCCGGGAGGGGGACGCCTACACCATCCCGATCTCTGAAGGTGAGGACGACGAGCGTGAACAGTCAGACTTCAGCTACTTCAGCTGCGAGGGCGGCTTCGGTGTGGTTGAACCTAAAGACGACTCTGACGACCCACCTCCGGGAGGCTCCGGTCGGGGTGGCAGTGGTGGCAGTGCTGGGGTGGTTCTTTAA
- the LOC126999477 gene encoding carbohydrate sulfotransferase 3-like gives MLVAYQRSGSSFTGELLASGGSTIYTFEPLFPWRRRLGPSADPALLRDAARLLGDMLDCRPEVIRKWQEHKFYYFRKKPADVKDFCKDASIRILKTIRARASFLLPWLAKRQDVKVIHLVRDPRGILSSVKRGQQLWSDNNRDIALQCANIKGDLSLETLGPQRYLRVEYEDLVDKQMEVTRLMFSFLGVPVTPSVEEFVKEHTHQDPDPTPVPQRYLNTYRDSGYRHDHWRNELDGLEVQHIQTVCREVMNLLHYPFVSPS, from the exons ATGCTCGTCGCCTACCAGCGCAGCGGCTCCTCCTTCACCGGGGAGCTGCTGGCCTCGGGGGGCAGCACCATCTACACCTTCGAGCCACTCTTCCCCTGGCGGCGGCGTCTGGGCCCCTCGGCTGACCCTGCACTGCTGAGGGACGCTGCACGGCTGCTGGGCGACATGCTTGACTGCCGGCCCGAG GTCATCCGCAAATGGCAGGAGCACAAGTTCTATTACTTCAGGAAGAAACCCGCAGATGTGAAGGACTTCTGTAAGGACGCTTCCATTCGCATCCTGAAAACCATCCGGGCACGAGCTTCCTTCCTGCTGCCTTGGCTTGCGAAACGGCAGGATGTGAAG GTCATTCACTTGGTGCGTGACCCTCGAGGGATCCTGAGCTCGGTGAAGCGAGGACAACAGCTCTGGAGTGACAACAACAGAGACATCGCCCTCCAGTGTGCCAATATCAAGGGGGACCTCAGCCTTGAAACACTTGGGCCTCAGAG gtacCTACGGGTGGAGTACGAGGATCTGGTTGACAAGCAGATGGAGGTGACCAGACTAATGTTTTCCTTCCTGGGGGTGCCGGTGACTCCCTCAGTGGAGGAGTTTGTGAAGGAGCACACCCACCAGGACCCCGACCCCACCCCCGTCCCTCAAAG GTACCTCAACACCTACCGGGACTCAGGGTATCGCCACGACCACTGGAGGAACGAGCTGGACGGCCTGGAGGTGCAGCACATCCAGACCGTCTGCAGGGAGGTCATGAACCTCCTCCACTACCCCTTTGTGTCTCCCTCCTGA
- the LOC126999478 gene encoding upstream stimulatory factor 2-like, which yields MTSSSPMDMIETALDSSGDKDCECEDDKVSLAQRLALDDAAVRDSASPILAPGFALRTESEHSGTLAYRVVQFTPDGGVDGLPQGTVPGTVTSLLASPQANGSPAESPETRLALITQGDVSSDGQFYVISDVLTTTTPRNLAPRASESVISPRLTGSTREEKRRVTHNEVERRRRDKINTWIYRLAKIIPDCPEAHTKNSQSKGGILAKACDYITELRNHNDQLTERIKETQRREMDYNLLKQELEVLKNENAALKNENALVRAQLQQQGLLGDLPP from the exons atgacctcctcctcccccatggaCATGATAGAGACAGCCCTCGACAGCAG TGGGGACAAGGACTGTGAGTGTGAGGACGACAAGGTGTCCCTGGCGCAGCGCCTCGCCCTGGACGACGCGGCTGTGAGGGACTCTGCCTCACCCATCCTTGCTCCCGGCTTTGCTCTGCGCACTGAGAGTGAACATTCAG GTACACTGGCTTATAGGGTGGTGCAGTTTACTCCTGATGGAGGGGTGGATGGCCTTCCTCAGGGCACTGTGCCAGGCACGGTCACCAGCCTCCTGGCCAGCCCCCAGGCCAACGGCTCACCCGCTGAATCACCAGAAACCAGACTGGCACTTATAACACAAGGCGACGTCTCTAGTgatg GTCAATTTTATGTGATAAGTGatgtcctcaccaccaccaccccgaggAATCTTGCCCCGCGGGCCTCTGAGAGCGTTATAAGCCCTCGGCTAACTGGGTCCACGAGGGAGGAGAAGCGGAGGGTCACGCACAATGAGGTAGAGCGGAGACGGAGGGACAAGATAAACACCTGGATCTACCGCCTTGCCAAGATCATCCCCGACTGTCCCGAGGCTCACACCAAGAATTCACAG AGTAAAGGCGGGATCCTTGCCAAGGCGTGCGACTACATCACTGAACTCAGAAACCACAACGATCAGCTCacagagaggataaaggaaacaCAGCGGCGGGAGATGGACTATAATCTCTTGAAGCAGGAGCTGGAAGTGCTTAAAAACGAGAATGCTGCTTTGAAAAATGAGAATGCCTTGGTGCGTGCCCAGCTACAGCAGCAAGGGCTCCTCGGGGACCTGCCACCATAA